The following are from one region of the Luteitalea sp. genome:
- a CDS encoding IS21 family transposase translates to MIDMLKRHEIQVLRRAGHTWAEVAALSGVSVGTVRRVAAENAVTVVDNAAERTRRQIGRPSKAEAYRRVLVDALAEVPGLRSVELLHRARQAGYTGGKSAVYALAQTLRPRTVTPLVRFEGLAGEFSQHDFGEVLVTYQDGTETKVHFFASRLKYSRWAEVTLVSHQRVETLVRTLVDHLAAFGGIPLVAVFDRPKTVALKWGRDGVVTEWNPTFAGVALDLGLGVEVCWPYRAQEKGAIENLVGWVKGSFFKQHR, encoded by the coding sequence ATGATCGACATGCTCAAGCGACACGAGATTCAGGTCCTCCGCCGCGCGGGTCACACGTGGGCAGAGGTGGCAGCGCTCAGCGGAGTGTCGGTGGGGACGGTGCGACGCGTCGCGGCCGAAAACGCCGTGACGGTCGTGGATAACGCGGCCGAGCGCACGCGGCGCCAGATTGGCCGTCCGTCGAAGGCAGAGGCATATCGGCGGGTGCTGGTGGACGCGCTGGCCGAGGTCCCCGGGCTGCGGTCGGTGGAGTTGTTGCACCGAGCGCGCCAGGCCGGCTACACGGGCGGGAAGAGTGCGGTGTATGCCCTGGCCCAGACGCTGCGGCCCCGCACGGTCACGCCGTTGGTGCGGTTCGAAGGACTGGCCGGGGAGTTTTCCCAGCACGATTTTGGGGAAGTCCTCGTCACGTATCAGGACGGGACCGAAACCAAGGTGCACTTCTTCGCGTCGCGCCTGAAATACTCGCGCTGGGCCGAGGTCACGCTCGTGTCGCATCAGCGCGTCGAGACCCTGGTCCGTACCCTCGTTGACCATCTCGCCGCGTTTGGCGGCATTCCCTTGGTGGCGGTCTTCGATCGCCCGAAGACCGTGGCCCTGAAGTGGGGCCGCGATGGGGTCGTAACGGAGTGGAATCCGACGTTTGCGGGGGTCGCGCTCGATCTGGGCCTCGGCGTGGAAGTGTGCTGGCCCTACCGGGCCCAAGAGAAAGGGGCGATCGAAAATCTGGTGGGCTGGGTGAAGGGCTCGTTCTTCAAGCAACATAGGTGA